The following proteins are encoded in a genomic region of Iodidimonas sp. SYSU 1G8:
- the erpA gene encoding iron-sulfur cluster insertion protein ErpA yields MTVSQLVSVTDSAARRIAFLMQQDGGGDAALRVAVNGGGCSGFRYDFTFDDARQPDDLVIEKDGAVVLIDSMSQLYLAGAQIDFVEDVIGSSFQIQNPNASSSCGCGTSFSI; encoded by the coding sequence ATGACCGTGTCGCAACTGGTATCCGTCACCGACAGCGCCGCCCGGCGCATCGCCTTCCTCATGCAGCAGGATGGCGGCGGCGACGCCGCGCTTCGCGTGGCCGTCAATGGCGGCGGCTGTTCGGGCTTCCGCTATGATTTCACCTTCGACGACGCGCGCCAGCCCGATGACCTCGTCATCGAGAAGGACGGCGCCGTAGTGCTGATCGATTCCATGTCCCAGCTCTATCTTGCCGGGGCCCAGATCGATTTCGTCGAGGATGTGATCGGCTCCAGCTTCCAGATTCAGAACCCGAACGCGTCGTCTTCCTGCGGCTGCGGCACGTCCTTCTCGATCTGA
- a CDS encoding deoxyguanosinetriphosphate triphosphohydrolase has product MDRIEKPYGDVAPFASKPEESRGRLYPEPESAFRTPFQRDRDRIIHSKAFRRLKHKTQVFVYHEGDYYRTRLTHSLEVSQIARSITRFLGLNEDLAEALSLAHDFGHPPFGHSGEDGLAAVMAPYGGFNHNIHSLRLLTSIEQRYAEFDGLNLTWETLEGIAKHNGPLCRKGEEEFLDPLLLDYLARQDLEIHTFASAEAQVAALSDDIAYNNHDIDDGLRAGLFSMEDLAELPLVGPVLAGLKARYPSLEGSRLKHEAVRRMIDLMVSDLIRESCRRLDAAGIRSAQEVRELDHPVIAFSEEMQAHERVLRDFLMTHMYRHPHVAAEAKRAKHVVGDLFHRYMAEPGTLPAEHEAAVMGQSADGAARTIADFIAGMTDRFALMEHERLFGSTQS; this is encoded by the coding sequence GTGGATCGGATCGAAAAACCTTACGGCGACGTGGCGCCCTTCGCTTCGAAACCCGAGGAGTCGCGCGGCCGTCTTTATCCCGAACCGGAAAGCGCGTTCCGCACGCCGTTTCAGCGCGACCGCGACCGCATCATTCATTCCAAGGCGTTCCGGCGCCTCAAACACAAGACCCAGGTCTTCGTCTACCATGAAGGCGACTATTACCGCACCCGGCTGACCCACAGCCTGGAAGTGTCGCAGATCGCCCGGTCGATCACGCGTTTCCTCGGCCTCAACGAGGATCTGGCTGAGGCGCTGTCCCTGGCGCACGATTTCGGCCATCCGCCTTTCGGTCATTCCGGCGAGGACGGATTGGCGGCGGTGATGGCGCCCTATGGCGGCTTCAACCACAACATCCACTCCCTGCGCCTGCTGACCAGCATCGAGCAGCGCTATGCCGAGTTCGACGGACTCAACCTGACCTGGGAAACGCTCGAAGGCATCGCCAAGCACAACGGACCGCTGTGCCGCAAGGGCGAGGAAGAGTTTCTCGATCCGCTGTTGCTCGACTATCTCGCCCGGCAGGATTTGGAGATCCACACCTTCGCGAGCGCCGAAGCACAGGTCGCCGCGCTGTCGGATGATATCGCCTACAACAATCATGATATCGACGATGGACTGCGCGCGGGTCTCTTCAGCATGGAGGATCTCGCCGAGCTGCCGCTCGTCGGGCCGGTGCTCGCCGGACTGAAGGCGCGCTATCCTTCGCTGGAAGGCTCACGCCTCAAGCACGAAGCCGTCCGCCGCATGATCGACCTGATGGTCAGCGATTTGATCCGCGAATCCTGCCGGCGTCTTGACGCGGCTGGCATCCGGTCGGCGCAGGAGGTGAGGGAACTGGACCATCCGGTGATCGCCTTTTCCGAGGAAATGCAGGCGCACGAAAGGGTGTTACGAGACTTTCTGATGACCCACATGTACCGGCATCCTCACGTTGCCGCCGAAGCGAAACGGGCGAAGCATGTTGTGGGTGACCTGTTTCACCGCTATATGGCGGAACCCGGCACGTTGCCGGCGGAGCACGAGGCCGCGGTGATGGGGCAGTCCGCGGACGGTGCGGCGCGCACCATCGCCGACTTCATCGCCGGCATGACCGACCGCTTCGCCCTGATGGAACACGAACGCCTCTTCGGATCGACCCAATCATGA
- the argS gene encoding arginine--tRNA ligase — MNIFNTFRDRIAARLETLAAEGKLLAGLDLSRIATEPPREAAHGDMATNAAMVLARDAGMKPRDLAEMIVAGFADDPDVEQAEIAGPGFINLRLRNGVYHAVVDHVLAAGTSFGDSTAGGGVAVNVEYVSANPTGPMHVGHCRGAVFGDALCSLLEKAGYAVTREYYVNDAGAQVDVLARSAYLRYCEALGHDIGEIPEGLYPGDYLVPVGQALAAQYGDRWLTADESEWLPVIRDTAIDAMMVMIREDLQALGISFDVFTSERSLVEKGQVESVLAELTGRDLIYTGVLEPPKGKLPDDWEARPQTLFRSTRFGDDVDRPLKKSDGGFTYFASDIANHKDKFDRGFGQMIDVWGADHGGYVKRMKAAVTAITNGKGELDVRLCQLVRLFREGEPVKMSKRSGSFVTLREVVDEVGKDVVRFIMLTRKNDAPLDFDFARAVEQSRENPVFYVQYAHARISSVFRNAGEEAQGADLSEAALRSADLALLSDDSELALMRALADWPRAVEAAALAHEPHRIAFYLYDLAASFHSYWNKGKEDTTLRFIRADNPELTKARLALLRAAALTIASGLAVLGVEPVEEMR, encoded by the coding sequence ATGAACATTTTCAATACTTTCCGCGACCGCATTGCCGCACGTCTCGAGACGCTCGCGGCCGAAGGCAAGCTTCTCGCAGGGCTGGACCTGTCGCGCATCGCCACGGAACCGCCGCGCGAGGCCGCCCATGGCGATATGGCGACGAACGCGGCCATGGTGCTGGCGCGGGATGCCGGCATGAAGCCGCGCGACTTGGCCGAGATGATCGTCGCGGGTTTCGCCGATGATCCGGATGTGGAGCAGGCCGAGATCGCCGGACCTGGCTTCATCAATCTGCGCCTCAGGAACGGTGTCTATCACGCAGTCGTCGATCATGTTCTTGCCGCCGGGACCAGCTTTGGCGACAGCACCGCGGGCGGCGGCGTCGCCGTCAACGTGGAATATGTGTCCGCAAATCCCACCGGCCCCATGCATGTCGGTCATTGCCGGGGCGCCGTGTTCGGCGACGCGTTGTGTTCTCTTCTCGAAAAAGCCGGTTACGCGGTCACGCGCGAGTACTACGTCAACGATGCCGGCGCGCAGGTCGACGTGCTCGCCCGTTCCGCCTATCTGCGGTACTGCGAAGCGCTGGGTCACGACATCGGCGAGATTCCGGAGGGCCTGTACCCGGGCGACTACCTCGTCCCGGTCGGTCAGGCGCTCGCCGCCCAATATGGCGATCGCTGGCTCACGGCGGACGAGTCCGAGTGGCTGCCGGTGATCCGCGATACCGCCATCGACGCCATGATGGTGATGATCCGCGAGGATCTTCAGGCACTTGGAATCAGTTTCGACGTTTTCACTTCAGAACGGTCGCTGGTCGAGAAAGGGCAGGTGGAAAGCGTTCTGGCAGAGCTGACCGGCCGCGACCTGATCTATACCGGCGTGCTGGAGCCGCCGAAGGGCAAGCTGCCCGACGACTGGGAAGCCCGTCCGCAAACGCTCTTCCGCTCCACCCGGTTTGGCGACGACGTCGATCGGCCGCTGAAGAAATCGGACGGCGGCTTCACCTACTTCGCCAGCGACATCGCCAACCACAAGGACAAGTTCGATCGCGGCTTCGGCCAGATGATCGACGTCTGGGGCGCGGATCATGGCGGCTATGTCAAGCGCATGAAGGCGGCGGTGACGGCCATCACCAACGGCAAGGGCGAACTGGACGTCAGGCTTTGCCAGCTGGTCCGCCTGTTCCGCGAGGGCGAACCGGTCAAGATGTCCAAGCGCTCCGGCAGCTTCGTCACCCTGCGCGAGGTTGTCGACGAGGTGGGCAAGGACGTGGTCCGCTTCATCATGCTGACGCGCAAGAACGACGCGCCGCTGGATTTCGATTTCGCCAGGGCGGTCGAGCAGTCCCGCGAGAATCCGGTTTTCTACGTGCAGTACGCCCATGCCCGGATTTCCTCGGTCTTCCGCAACGCCGGCGAGGAAGCGCAAGGCGCCGACCTCTCGGAGGCGGCGCTGCGGAGCGCGGATCTGGCATTGCTGTCCGACGACTCCGAACTGGCCCTGATGCGAGCGCTGGCCGATTGGCCGCGCGCCGTCGAAGCCGCCGCGCTGGCCCATGAACCGCACCGGATCGCGTTTTATCTTTATGACCTTGCCGCTTCCTTCCATAGTTACTGGAACAAGGGCAAGGAGGACACGACCCTGCGCTTCATCCGGGCCGACAATCCCGAACTGACCAAAGCCCGCCTTGCACTGTTGCGCGCGGCCGCTTTGACCATTGCCTCGGGTCTCGCCGTTCTGGGAGTCGAACCCGTCGAGGAGATGCGTTAG
- a CDS encoding SPOR domain-containing protein — protein MPYRPDGDFLQDDQLSSRWDDEPEERESSGWWKWAVAVASLAIFGGVVWYAYSTGASGPTGPVKTFEADASPYKVRPENPGGEVIPDKDKLVFNEAVGRPEESEDVLGEMPETPQAKPEPIVVRKFTPSAPPKPPAPQVAAAEPAPAEAVIPETAPAQSGEATPQQPAAPAAPVAEAPAAEAPVAPAPLEDRPGQESAPGAAAQPGAQSDLANMTIGETPPWKEGDPVPPATATPAPPKPASGGKSPVVQLGAYASNDAAMQAWSDVSRKFGDAVGGASPQVVKISVPGKGDLYRLVIGPYGSRDQATQVCVQLKSRGRDCIVNAN, from the coding sequence GTGCCTTATCGTCCCGATGGCGACTTCCTTCAGGATGATCAGCTGTCGTCGCGTTGGGACGACGAGCCTGAAGAGCGTGAAAGCAGCGGCTGGTGGAAATGGGCGGTGGCCGTCGCCAGTCTCGCCATCTTCGGCGGCGTCGTCTGGTATGCCTATTCAACGGGGGCGAGCGGACCGACAGGTCCCGTGAAGACCTTCGAGGCGGACGCGTCGCCTTACAAGGTGCGCCCCGAAAATCCAGGCGGCGAAGTTATTCCCGACAAGGACAAGCTGGTCTTCAACGAGGCGGTCGGCCGTCCGGAGGAATCCGAAGACGTGCTCGGCGAGATGCCCGAGACGCCCCAGGCCAAGCCCGAGCCCATCGTCGTGCGCAAGTTCACTCCGTCCGCGCCGCCGAAGCCGCCCGCACCGCAGGTCGCGGCGGCCGAACCGGCGCCCGCAGAGGCAGTCATACCCGAGACCGCGCCAGCGCAGAGCGGCGAAGCAACGCCGCAACAGCCCGCGGCGCCCGCTGCTCCCGTTGCCGAGGCTCCGGCCGCCGAGGCGCCTGTGGCGCCAGCGCCGCTCGAGGACCGGCCAGGCCAGGAAAGCGCGCCCGGCGCGGCGGCACAGCCTGGCGCCCAGAGCGATCTCGCCAACATGACCATCGGCGAGACGCCGCCCTGGAAAGAAGGGGATCCGGTCCCCCCGGCGACCGCGACCCCGGCACCGCCCAAGCCGGCGTCCGGGGGCAAATCGCCCGTAGTCCAGCTGGGCGCGTACGCCAGCAACGATGCCGCCATGCAGGCCTGGTCCGATGTCAGCCGGAAATTCGGCGATGCAGTCGGCGGCGCGTCGCCGCAGGTCGTCAAGATCTCGGTCCCCGGCAAGGGCGACCTCTACCGCCTCGTCATCGGTCCCTATGGTTCGCGGGACCAGGCGACGCAGGTGTGCGTACAACTGAAATCACGTGGACGGGATTGCATCGTCAATGCGAATTGA